The following DNA comes from Methanobacterium sp..
AAGAAAAGTTGAAGTAGCAAGTTCGGGGTATTTAAAAGAATTGGGCCTTGGATTTGATGATGAGAGAGTTGATGAGTTGTTATCTCAGGGAAAAAGCACGGTTTTTGTTATTATTGATGGTAAAGTGAGGGGTGCCATTGCCCTGGCTGACATTGTCCGTCCTGAGTCCAGGGAAACTGTGGCCAGGTTTAAGGAAATGGGTATTAAGTGCCTCATGATAACCGGAGATAAGAAGGAAGTGGCAGAATGGGTGTCCCAGGAAGTGGGTCTGGATCAGTATTTTGCCGAGGTCCTCCCTCAGGATAAGGCCCGAAAAGTAAAGGAAATACAAGAAAAGGGACTGGTCGTGGCCATGACTGGTGATGGTATCAACGATGCCCCTGCCCTTGCTCAGGCAGATGTGGGAATTGCCATTGGGGCCGGGACTGATGTGGCCATAGAAACAGCGGACATAATCCTGGTTCGAAGTAACCCTCTGGACGCCCTTTACATAATCAAGTTGGCTCGTTCTACCTACCGGAAAATGGTTGAGAACCTGGCCTGGGGAGCAGGCTACAACATATTTGCCATACCCCTAGCCGCCGGGGTTTTATCGGCTTATGGGATTATTTTAACCCCTGCCATGGGGGCAGTGTTGATGTCTGCCAGTACCATAATTGTGGCGATTAATTCCAGGTTTTTGAGGATGGAAAAATAGAAGTAACGATCATGGAATAGTGAAAAATCAACTTAAATCATCTTTTAACTCAATAACAATTTCACAGTAAGCATCACCTGCACACAACTTTTTTTTGAATCGTGGGATATATTGGGGGTTCAGAGTTTCGACTAAAATAGTACAATATCTTGGACAACCTTCCATTATATTTTTATCAGGAGAGGTACCTGTTTCTTTAAACGAATTGAATGCTGGGCACAAAGTTACATTTTCTGTAACACGATTTGGGGTGTTTTCTATGGGTTCATGTTCAACACCTCCCATCATGATCTGAGTTAACATTAACCAAGCATCCCTGATTTGCATGGCGTCTTCAGCTGGCAATCCCAGGGAGTCAATCATTGTTTTAATTTCCTTTCTTATATCCTCTTCTGATCTGTGATCTTCCAGTGGCATATCACTTTCTTCTCTTAAAGATGGTTTTATATGGGTCGATCTGTTTATCAAATTCCAAGCAAAGCTATGATAGCGTTTTGGACTAATTTTATTGAGTTCGAGAAGCATCTTCTGCTCTGAGTTTAGGGCAAATGCATTTATAAAAGCCATTCGGCTAAATATGGCTGCAGATACAGGATCTAAATCTGCATGAATTGAACCCTCATCTATACCTTGCTGGTAAGCGTCAGCTAGCATGTGAATCATTTCATTAACAGCTTGGAGGAGATATTGCACATTGGGATCTTGGGCATCTTCAAACTGTTCATGATATAATTCAATTCCTACTTTCCATTTTTGAGGATTAGAAATAGTAAATTCCATTAGCGCTGTTCCGGTGGCAACTACCTTCTCAGAACCGGTTTGATATAGGTCCATTTTATTTTTTATGGCCTGGTTAATCTCTTTATTTATACGGGCATAAATTGCAGCAAACAAACTTTCCTTGGTATTGAAGTAAAGATAAATAGTTCCAATGGCAAAATCTACTTCTTCTGCCACTTTATTCATGGTAAGTTGCCCTATTCCTTTTTCTGCAATTAATTTTTCCGTGGCATCTAGTATTAATCTCTTATTTTGCGCCTTCTTACGTTCCATTCGCGAGATCATAGTATAACTAAAGTCTGTGATGTTTATTGTATTTTTCTGATGATCATAATGTTTCATGTTCAAATATGATCAGTTCTACAGTATCTTATAGATTCTCCCAAAAAATAAAAAAATGGGGTGAAAAACTATTTTTTTGATGTTATTAACCCTCCTAAGAGCATCAAACTTGCCAATAATAGTCCTAAAATTGATGTTCCTGTTTCCTGCATTCCCACAGCACTGTTTGTTTCTTTGCTTGTGGATGCTGCTTTTACCAATGCTGAACTACTTGAACTACTTGATGGGTCTGAGAGGTCCGTGCTAGGTGAAAAATGCACGTAAACTAATGTGCCGTAATAGATGTAACTGATGTGAGGATTCCCTGAATTATCCAATGCCATGGAAGATAATACTCCCATACCTTTTGCAAGCCGTTTCACTTCTTGTATATTCCAGCCCGCAGCCATAAAACTGGCGTACTTCTGGATATTATCATTACCACCACTAAACACGTCTTCATAGTAGATATGTGGATTTCCCGAAGCATCAAATGCTAGGTCATATACAAATCCTCCATGAGTTGGATCTACTGTAGTTTTATCCCATGATACACCATTCCAGGCAGTGTGAATTAGACCACTGGCACTGGTGTAAGCTATATGGGGATTCCCCCAACCGTCCACAGCTATAGCGCTGTTTTCCCAAGTTCCAATGTTCACAGCTACGTTTTCGATTTCCCAGGGTGAACCGCCGATATGATATGCATATTTCACTATATTATTTGTATTATCAAAATAGCTGATATGTGGATTACTTTGGGCGTCTAAAGCCAGCGAAGTATAACCCGTAGCAACTGTTTCTACGTTTTCGATTTGCCATGGATTGTTGTAGATTTTGTAGGCATATTTCACTAAATTAGTTGTCTGGTCATGATAACTGATGTGTGGATTGCCGTGATTGTCTAAAGCCAAGGATGTGTGATAAGTTAATGCCGTGTCTACGTTTTCGATTTGCCAGGGGTTGTTGTCGATTTTATAGGCATATTTCACTAAATTATTAGTCTTATCATAATAGCTGATGTGTGGGTTATTAGATCCATCTAAAGCTAAAGAAGTATCTAATCCTACATTTCCAGCAGTATCCACAGTTTCAGTTTGCCAGGGATTATCTCCTGTCTTTGAAGCATATTTTAAATCTTCGGTGTTGCTATCATAATAGCTGATGTGTGGATTACCGAGATTATCCACTGCTATTGAGTTATCGAGTGAGGTCATGCCTCCAAGATTATTATCCACTGTTTCCATTTTCCATTGACCATCTGCTGCTGCTACGGCACCGCAAAAGACTAAACTGAAAAGTACTGTTAATAACACCATTATTTGTTGTTTTTTAATCTTTTCACCTCCTTTTACAACTTTTTCCTTAATTAAAATGGAAGATAGTATTTTTCATGAAAATAACATTGTTTTAATTTATTCTGTGATTTCTTCTTCTGATTTATGTTTTTCAGTGACACGTCATTTCTTCTTCGAAAGATGGTTTTATATGGGTGGATCTGTTTATCCGATCCCAATATACGTTCTGATGGTGTTTTTGACTTATATAGTTAAGTTAGAGAAGTATTTTCTGTTCTTAGGTAGTTTACAAGCTCATGCGGCTCAATATGGCTGCAGATACAGGATTTAAATCTCTATGAATTGTGCCTTCATCTATACCTTGCTGATAATCGTCAGCAAACATATGTGCCATTTCATTAGCTGTATGGGGAAACTCTTGTATATGGGGATTCTTTGTTTTTAAACTGAATTCCTTTATTCTATTATGCGGGGACCTGTTTTGCACCATTACAAGTGGGGCAAGTAACTTTATATTCTTTTAATGGTGGAGTAACTTTTGTACCTCCACAGTTACTACATTTTACCCCGGATCCTGCAAGTGATTTTGGATCTAACCCCGTACCACCACAGTAACTGCAAGTAGTCAAGCGTTTTTCTGTAACAGTTCCATCCGTACATGTTGGACAATCTACATATTTGGTTCCTGGTGAACCGGAGTTACCCTCTGAATTTCCAATTCCCTGACTTCCACTTTGACTACCGCTACCTTGACTTCCAATTCCCTGGCTTGAAGCCCCCTGTTCTGAGGAATTGTTCGAAACATTCAATGCTATTCCAGTTGGTTGAAATAAAACAAACGCTCCAATTAATCCAACCAGCACTATGGCTGCAATCGCTCCTAAAATCAATTTTTGCTTATTTTTCATGTTTTAACATCTCCTTTCTGTTAACCTCCTCTAAGTCGCATACCCTAAAACAGAGCTAACATTTGCTTCATGATAACTAATGATGTCATTAAAACTTCTAATTTCTTTAATAATACTTGAATAGTTCCCCATTGCATTTGAAAGCCATAATAATCTCTGGAGTAACATAACGCAATTTTAATAACCTGCTTCTTGAAGGAGTTTTTGGCCTTCAGGGGTGTTAACACACCCATCACAGATTTTTAATTGAGGGCCGTTCCTCGGACTCTGAAACTGCTTTTCACAGACCGCGCAGGTTAAAGTTACATATTCACTTTGAGTTTCAGTTTGAGTATTGGTTTGTTGGGTGTTTGTTACCTGAGTGGAGGTACTTGTTGGTGTTTTTTGAACATTTCCTGAATTACTGGAAGATGTTGGGTTGGGGGTGGTGTTGTTAGAAGTGGCATTCCTCGGGGTCTGAATGGTCCAGACCAGCCCTATTCCCAATATCAAGATTATCACAATGAGTGCTATGATGATCCAATCTTTATTTTTCATTTTCTCCTCCGGGACAATTTAAGCAATTAAAAAAGGATATGGGAATGGATTATTACATCATAGTCCCGTCTCCTGGATCCATCCTACCATCACCATTACAGTTATAACAGTGTACTATACCTCCGTTACAACCTGGCTGCCCACCCGCACATTTCTGACCTGTTTGAGGATCTATTCCTGTTCCATGGCAAATAGGGCAATTATAGTAACCTTTACCATTGCAAATCGAGCAAATAGCACCTTTTTCTTCTGGAGTGGGATTGTTTTGTTGCTGAGAAATTTGATCTGTTTTCTGGGTGTTGGTAGCAGTTTTTTGACTCACTTGACTGTTTGTGCCATTTTCACTGCTCTGTGTAGTGTTATTTGTAGAATTATTGGATGAAGTCATATAACCTGATGCTTGGAAGGCTAAAAATATAACTAATAATAAAACCACTATACCAATAATAAGTTTATGACCGTTTTTCATTTCATTTCACCTCCTTTAGATTAAAAACATTATTCCATAATATTAATGGGATTCAAAGGCATGATTCTGACTTAATTTCATACCTTTACTTGCATCTCCATCATTACCAAGAACCTGGATTCGCATAATCGATGATTAATAGGCAAAGAATTAATTTCAGATGATTTTAAGGATATCAAACCAATAAAAACCACTAAAACTACAAAGAGAAGCAACCCCCATATTTTATTTTATTTTTCACTAAAATCCCACCCTATATTTTCACCTTAACTCGTCTACTTACTCGTTGTACCATTTTTTAAATTTGTTCCACATGCTTTCCGATGATTTAATTTGTGGGCGGGGCAGCCCTGATTTTTTAGGTGGGTTTGTCCCTCTCGATCGCGGTTTTGTTAATTTTTCCTTTTCTTCCCTCAATTTCTGATTCTCATATTCCAGTTGAGAAATGACACATTCCATGTGTTCTTTTTCATCCTCCCATGAATTTCCTGGATTTTCTGGTGCTGATTCATTTCCACCGGGGGTGTGACCAATCATGGGCTTATCATCCCTAATTGAATCTTCCTTACTAATTTCCGGTAGATTTATTGAATTTTTCTTTACAGATGATTGAACTACATCTAAAGACCCTGAAGGGTTCAAATCAGGATTTGTATCGGGGTAGAGAGTTAAATCCGCACCACATTTAGAACAGAAGTTTACTACTTCCACGTACTCTTCCCCACATTCAGTGCAAAACATTTTTTACCCCCTTAATCCAATTTTACTATGATTTTTTAGCATACCTCTTAGATAGATCCCGGTTGCAGCTCCAATTCCAGTCAGAACTGCGTAAACGATTAGAGCAACCAGTAAGGTAAGAATTCCACCACCAGCTAAGTATAGTCCTAAGGATATTCCATTGAGGGAGGCAACAAGAATTATAAGGATGTCAAACACCACTCCTGTCAAAACTCCCATAATAGCTCCATGAATGATTCCATCCTTGTAATCTACTTCCATGAGGTAGAGACTCACTAAACCTCCTAAAAACAGTCCTAAGAATCCTCCCAATGGTCCGAGGATAAGTTCAAATATGAAAACCAGCACTATCGTTATTAAAGTTCCAATTAGAATCGCTTTTGGCTTAAACATCTAAAACCTCCTTAATCTTTCTAACTTTATCCTGATTTTAAAAAGGAAAAATAGGGGAAATGGTTTTTATACAACACCTTTACCTCCACAAACAGGGCAAGTGACTGATTTTGTTCCGGTTTTCTGCACTAGAGATCCCTTTGATCCATGACAAGTTGGACAAGTAATGTATATGCTCTCAATTTGATCATAGATCTGGCCAGAACCACCACATCTACTGCAAGCAACCCATTCTACATAGCTATACGGTTCAGTTATCTGTCCAGAACCTCCACATTTTGTACATACTTGTTGATTAGGGCCAGGTTGTACAGGAGTCGGAGTGCTGGTTTGAGTATTGGTGGGCTGTGTGTTTGAAGGTGTAGACTGTTGATTAATAATCATATCATTTTGAGATGATGAGAGTGATTGTGAAAGTGGTTTATAAGGTGAATACCATCCTACTAAGTGTTTGATCCCGGTGAAAAGATTCTCAAGCATGTTATATCCAAAGATGTTAACGGCGCGATAGTCAAGAAGCAGAGACATTTGCCCATCTTTAACCCCATATTCTCTTTTCAACTCCGCAGTAGCTGTGTTAACGTCCTCCTTGAATTGGCTATCCGAGATTCCCATTTCTTCCTTAAGTAGACTTGCTTCACCACTGTTGGGGTCGATGTTTCCTCCTGTTAAAATGGCCCATATCTTAATTTGGGTTTTATAGGCATTGCTGCCATCATCAGGATTGGATTTTTCAACTATATCATAGATCACAGCTGGAGAAATATCTGAACTGGTTAAAGTCTCTCCTACTTGGGCTTTCTGACCTGGTTCCAAACAGAAAGCGTAATAAGTTACACCGTTTGAATCCGTTACTTGATGGGGCACGGTTCCAGCGGGGGTTACTTGGCTGGTGGTTGTTGCATTTCCATTTAGATGTACAAACCCTGGTTCAGGTATAAATGTTCCATTTGGATTTTGGGTATAAGGCCAATCGGGATCTCTAAGTCCGGGGGTTGCTGGTTTCACCCAACGAACAATAATAATGATTGGATCTGGAACTGGGATTGGACGGATTTCTGGAAGAATCACAGTTCCATTTGGGGATTGAGATTCGTTTCGAGTTGTGGTGTTGGTAGAAATTTTTGAAGTCTTTTTAACAACCACCATGTCCTGGGAATTCTGGTTAACATACACGGTTCCAGTTTGTATGGTTGTAGTTTGATTTCCCCCTCCCGATGAGTTTCCATTGCCCCCAGGACTACCGCCTCCGGTTTGGCCCCCTCCTTCACCTCCAGGACTTCCACCACCATCCTGTCCCCCTGGCGGTGAAGGGAGTGTAGGGATTTCCTGATCTCCATAAGTGGCAAAAGAAAAGCTTAAAAGTCCAAAAATGAATAAAAATGCCATAAATATGGAAATTGACTTATAATTCATATTTTCCCCCCTAAACATTAATTTAAATTTTCATTTGTGGTCTTTATATAAGTGAATAGAATTCACTAATATATATAATTCATTAATGAATGGTATTCATTATTTGATATTTATAATTTTCTATTGGGTAATTATAAAAAAAATGATTCGAAATGAGGAAATATCTGAATTTATTAGAGTTGCCCAACATATTATAGTATAGGGTGGTTTAATGCAAGAATTGTCATTTATATCGCAGATGACTCTTTACGTGCTCCTACTCTTAATTGGTTTTTTTGCAGTGATTATCTGGGTATGGCAATATAGGGTGCTGGGAGGTAAATCCCTAAAAAATCCTGATGGGTCCCGGGATGATTGGCATGGGCAGAAAACCCATTATGGTCTGGCGTTTGCTGATGTATTTCTAGCTTGCCCGGCAACCATTGTGGGAATTATCCTTATTTTCATCATGCCTCGATGGGGGTACTATATTCTAGCTTTAACCAGTTTCTGGCTCATATGGGCGAACTTAATGACCACTTCAACTAGTTTGCGGTTTGAAAACCCAAAGATTAGTTTAACATGGTTTGTAACATTTCCACTGGGGGCTATTGTGGGATTTGCATATATTCTATGGACTTTTATCAATTTTGAAGTCATTTTTCCATGATAGTTTTAGAAATGATAATTAAATTGTGGATACTCCTTTTTGATTACGACAGTTCCTGGATTACAACAGTTCCTGCAACCATATCTCCAATTCTCTGCTTTTTATCAGACTTCACGCTAACTATAATACCTAACAAACCAGGTATGATGAACGGAATCAGATCTGCAACTAATAAAAGGTTCCTTAAAATGCTCTGGCGATAATTAATGGGCGTTTGGGTGTATTCATCAACAACTCTCAATCCCAGAGCTATTTTACCGATTGTTTTCCCATTTCTTTCCATCAAAACTAGGTAGAAGAATCCTATGATGATGGTGAGAATAATCCCGATTTGGAAAATTAACTCTGGGCCGAATGAATCCGTTTTGGGTATTAAATAAATTAAAATAATCATCACCACCAGTACAACTCCGGATATCACCATTAACAGAACCATGTCGATTAAGAAAGCCACTAGCTTTCTGGGGGTAGATGCATACTCCGCGACTACTTTCTCTCCGCATTCGGCACAGTAAACTGCAATTCTGGGATTGGTAGCTTTACAGTTAACACACTGGATTTCGGTTGGGGCTTGGTGAAATCCATTTAATTTATGCTGTGTTTTGAATATTAATGATAGTTTATCGCTTTTTTTCCAGAAGATAATGATTAAAAGGATGAATGGCAGGATAAAGTAGGGAACGCCCAGAGATGGCCCCGCGCCCATGGTTAACATGGATGGCAAATCACCGACGATATCCAAACCGTCTACCATGCTTGTAACCATGATGTTATTGGCAATATGAGCACCAATAGCTGTTTCTAAGCTATTTTCTCCTAAAGTGATGATACCCATCACCATTCCAAAAATGAACATGTTAAAAACAGCTGCTAACCCTGCGGTAACATTTTGACCATTCCAGAAATGTCCAATGGCAAAAATAGCTGAAGTCAAAAAGAGGGGTATGAATGGTTTTCGGGTTAAGAGTCCTATTCCCTGCATGAGATATCCTCTGAAGAAGATTTCTTCAAAGGATGCCTGTATGGAGAAGATGATTAGGCTCAGGATTAACAGGGTGAGAAATGACAGATTTAATGATAGCTTGACTGATGAAGGATTTATAAGCACATCCACCACCAGGGAAACACCCATGATAAGGGACCAGAGGCCAGCTCCCTTTAACATTCGCCTCCAGTTAAAACGGGAAACGGTGTTAATCATGCTTATAATTGTTTTATGATGGATGAAACGGGAGCAAATATAGAAAATCACAAAAGACAGGGTGTAATAAACCCCGAGCATTATCATGAAAATTATGGGATTTATAGTATTTACTACTTTATCCGGATCTATATCCATTCCCTGATGATTTAGGATGATAAATGGAATTAATATTATTAAAAACAGTATAAAGGGCCCCATCCAGGTAGCAGCACTGGTCAGGAGATATCTCCACCAGTTGTTTTTTCCCTGATGGGCATTGTCTAAAAAGGTTATTCGATCCATCCTATCTGAAACCAATATCAATTATCAACCACTCAAACACGTTTTAATGGGTTATTATATTATTATCTGTTTCTAATTATTGGACTTTTGAGTTTGGTGCTGTATTTTTTCAGTAATTACAAGAATATGTGTATTATTTATCCATTGTATATTAATATTGCTATAATTAATTCCATAAAACTATTTTCAGGATAACTTAAAAAAATTAAAAAAAAATTTGACCTAAATTTGATTTAAGCGCCGGGACTGGGATTTGAACCCAGGGTGAGCATTGCTCATAGGATTTCGAATCCTACGCCTTACCTGACTAGACTATCCCGGCATGCACATTGAAATTAAATTTACCTAGCATTAATATTTTTGGTTGATTACAAAGGGGATACCAGGTTGATTATTATGATCTGAATTAGACCCTAACACTTATATGTTCAATTGAACATATCTTCATATGAGCATATTTTCTTAAAAAAAGAACGTTCCAATTATCCCAAAAAAATAGGAATTATAGACATGTCAAAAAATCATCAACATCATCAATGTACAGACGCAGATTCAACAGATACATGCACCTGCTGCGGAGGCGACCTGTTCGAGGAAAAACAGGCAATGTGGAAGCACAAACCTATGGCAATCATCATAACCTCTGCAGTGATTTTTGCGATGGGCATAATCCTTGAAAAATTCCTGGATCAGGGATTCCTTGCTGAGGTAGCATTCCTGGCGGTAGTGGTAGTTGCCGGTTTTGAAATAATTAAAGGAGCATTTAAAGGATTATCAGAGCTTCGTTTCAATATGAACCTGCTTATAACCGTTGCTGCTGTTGGAGCATTTTTGATTGGTCATGGTGAAGAGGGTGCTGCAGTGATGTTTCTGTTCTATGTTGCTGAGTTTCTGGAGGACTATGCCAGTGAAAGAGCACGCAGCTCAATAGCATCCCTCCTTAAACTGGCACCTGAAACTGCACATGTAATTAGAAATGGCCAGGAACTTGAAATTCATACACATGCCGTGAAACTGGATGAGAAAGTGGTGATTCGCCCTGGTGACAAGGTTCCTCTTGATGGATTGGTGGTTAAAGGATCATCAGCGGTGGATCAGTCCCCCATAACCGGGGAAAGCATACCCATCACCAAAAAAGAGGATGACGAGGTCTTCGCAGGCACCATAAACACCGAAGGTTACCTTGAAATCAGGGTAACCCGAAGGTCAGATGAAACCATCATATCCAGAATAATAGAATTAGTGCGCGAGTCTAAAAATAAAAAATCAAAAACAGAAGCATTCATTGACCGCTTTGCCACCTATTACACTCCAACAGTTATTTTAGCAGCGATATTAGTGGCATTAATACCCCCATTCTTCATGAATATGTCTTTTGATGAATGGTTCTACCGGGCCCTGGTTTTACTGGTGGTATCCTGCCCCTGTGCACTGGCAATATCCACCCCTGTCTCCATGGTCTCGGGGATAACCTCCGCTACCAAAAACGGTGTTCTCATAAAAGGAGGAGAGTATGTGGAGGAAATGAAGAATGTGAAGGCAATGGTCTTTGATAAAACAGGAACATTAACTGAAGGCCGTCTGGAAGTGGCAAAGATCATCAACTTCAATGATACTTCTCGAGAGGATAATTTACGATTAACTGCTTCTCTGGAATCACATTCCAAACATCCCCTGGCCAAAGCCATACTCCAAAACGCAACAGACGAAGGTTTAAAACTGGAAGAGGTTCATAACTTCAAATCCATCACTGGAACAGGTTTAACGGGTGAAATCAATGGAAAACTATTCTACGTGGGAAATGAAACCCTCTTTAAAGATTCAGGTCTTTTAGATGAAATGGAATCCAGAGATAATGATATTCTGGAGAAAATAAGAGAATATGAGAAAGAAGGTAAAACCACGGTCTTACTGGGAACCGAACAGAAGATCATGGGGTTAATGGTTCTCATGGACCGGATCAGGGATAATGCCCTGGAAACGGTTAAGTTCCTTAAAAACAGTGGTATCAGGACGGTCATGCTCACTGGAGATAATGAGGGTACTGCCCGAAGGGTGGCATCCCAATTAGGTCTGGATGAATATTACCACAGCCTCCTACCAGAGGATAAGGTGGAAAAAATAGATGAACTGGTTAAACGCCATGGACACGTGGCCATGGTGGGTGATGGTGTTAATGATGCACCCGCCCTAGCAAGGGCCAATATAGGAATTGCCATGGGTGCAGCTGGTTCAGATGTGGCAATTGAAAGTGCAGACGTGGCCCTGATGCACGATGACCTGTCCAAACTGGAATACCTTTTAAAACTGAGCAGAAAAACAATGGGAGTGGTGCAGCAGAACGTGGCACTTTCAATACTGGTTAAAAGTTCCTTCGCCATCATGGCAGTGCTTGGCTTTGTAACCCTGTGGATGGCAGTGGGAATTGGGGATATGGGCCTTAGCCTGGCAGTTATACTCAATGCCATTAGGATTGGCAATCAGAGAATCCAGTAAAATTCTCTTAAATTGTTTTTTTTAATTCTTTTTTATTTTTTTATATTTTACTGGGATATCCTTGAGAATTACTAACTCTCTTGAACTCCTGCAGTTTTTCCAGAGGATATCCTTTTTGGATGTTTTCTCTGGCTAACTCCACTCCTCCTTTAAGGTCACGGGCCTTGCCTGCCAGGAAGAGAATAGCTCCGGCATTGGCCAGACAGATATTCATCCGGGCCTTTTGACTGGGATTTTCCATTTTCCCCTCCAGAACTTCCATTGCAATTTCCAGATTTTCCTGGAGAGTATCCTGAGCCCGGATCAAATCTTTATCAACCAGTTCAAGCCCAAAATCTTCAGGATAAAGTTGGACAACTTCTATTTCACCATGATCCAGGATGGCGGCGGTGGTTTTACCGATAAGGGAAATTTCATCCAGAGCAGGTTTACCCCCAGCATCAAAACCATGTACCACCATGGCCCTTTTAACTCCTAAATTCTTGAGGACCTGGGCAATTAACTCCACATAGTCGGGATGAAAAACACCCATCAGTTGAATATCTGCACTGGCCGGGGAAGTTAATGGTCCTAACATATTGAAAACCGTGCGGATTCCCAGTTTTCTCCGTACAGGCATAACCTGTTTCGTGGCAGGATGGAAGTTTGGGGCGAACATGAATCCCATCCCTGCATTTTCAAGGCAAAACTCCACACCAGATGCATCACAATTTATATTCACTCCCATGGCCTCTAAAATATCAGCACCACCACATTTACTGCTTATGGCACGATTCCCATGTTTGGCAATGGGAACTCCAGATGAGGCTGCGATTATAGTGGCAATAGTGCTGATATTAAAGGTTTTAAAGCTATCTCCCCCTGTACCACAGGTGTCAACCAGTGGTTCAT
Coding sequences within:
- a CDS encoding TetR/AcrR family transcriptional regulator, translating into MISRMERKKAQNKRLILDATEKLIAEKGIGQLTMNKVAEEVDFAIGTIYLYFNTKESLFAAIYARINKEINQAIKNKMDLYQTGSEKVVATGTALMEFTISNPQKWKVGIELYHEQFEDAQDPNVQYLLQAVNEMIHMLADAYQQGIDEGSIHADLDPVSAAIFSRMAFINAFALNSEQKMLLELNKISPKRYHSFAWNLINRSTHIKPSLREESDMPLEDHRSEEDIRKEIKTMIDSLGLPAEDAMQIRDAWLMLTQIMMGGVEHEPIENTPNRVTENVTLCPAFNSFKETGTSPDKNIMEGCPRYCTILVETLNPQYIPRFKKKLCAGDAYCEIVIELKDDLS
- a CDS encoding cation-translocating P-type ATPase, which encodes MSKNHQHHQCTDADSTDTCTCCGGDLFEEKQAMWKHKPMAIIITSAVIFAMGIILEKFLDQGFLAEVAFLAVVVVAGFEIIKGAFKGLSELRFNMNLLITVAAVGAFLIGHGEEGAAVMFLFYVAEFLEDYASERARSSIASLLKLAPETAHVIRNGQELEIHTHAVKLDEKVVIRPGDKVPLDGLVVKGSSAVDQSPITGESIPITKKEDDEVFAGTINTEGYLEIRVTRRSDETIISRIIELVRESKNKKSKTEAFIDRFATYYTPTVILAAILVALIPPFFMNMSFDEWFYRALVLLVVSCPCALAISTPVSMVSGITSATKNGVLIKGGEYVEEMKNVKAMVFDKTGTLTEGRLEVAKIINFNDTSREDNLRLTASLESHSKHPLAKAILQNATDEGLKLEEVHNFKSITGTGLTGEINGKLFYVGNETLFKDSGLLDEMESRDNDILEKIREYEKEGKTTVLLGTEQKIMGLMVLMDRIRDNALETVKFLKNSGIRTVMLTGDNEGTARRVASQLGLDEYYHSLLPEDKVEKIDELVKRHGHVAMVGDGVNDAPALARANIGIAMGAAGSDVAIESADVALMHDDLSKLEYLLKLSRKTMGVVQQNVALSILVKSSFAIMAVLGFVTLWMAVGIGDMGLSLAVILNAIRIGNQRIQ
- the trpD gene encoding anthranilate phosphoribosyltransferase → MIENCLKKVVSREDLSEDEAYECMMEMVSAQASEVHMAAFLSALAIKGEVAAEITGFVRAMRQVSIKVTPQLDEPLVDTCGTGGDSFKTFNISTIATIIAASSGVPIAKHGNRAISSKCGGADILEAMGVNINCDASGVEFCLENAGMGFMFAPNFHPATKQVMPVRRKLGIRTVFNMLGPLTSPASADIQLMGVFHPDYVELIAQVLKNLGVKRAMVVHGFDAGGKPALDEISLIGKTTAAILDHGEIEVVQLYPEDFGLELVDKDLIRAQDTLQENLEIAMEVLEGKMENPSQKARMNICLANAGAILFLAGKARDLKGGVELARENIQKGYPLEKLQEFKRVSNSQGYPSKI
- a CDS encoding RDD family protein, giving the protein MILVSDRMDRITFLDNAHQGKNNWWRYLLTSAATWMGPFILFLIILIPFIILNHQGMDIDPDKVVNTINPIIFMIMLGVYYTLSFVIFYICSRFIHHKTIISMINTVSRFNWRRMLKGAGLWSLIMGVSLVVDVLINPSSVKLSLNLSFLTLLILSLIIFSIQASFEEIFFRGYLMQGIGLLTRKPFIPLFLTSAIFAIGHFWNGQNVTAGLAAVFNMFIFGMVMGIITLGENSLETAIGAHIANNIMVTSMVDGLDIVGDLPSMLTMGAGPSLGVPYFILPFILLIIIFWKKSDKLSLIFKTQHKLNGFHQAPTEIQCVNCKATNPRIAVYCAECGEKVVAEYASTPRKLVAFLIDMVLLMVISGVVLVVMIILIYLIPKTDSFGPELIFQIGIILTIIIGFFYLVLMERNGKTIGKIALGLRVVDEYTQTPINYRQSILRNLLLVADLIPFIIPGLLGIIVSVKSDKKQRIGDMVAGTVVIQELS
- a CDS encoding DUF5518 domain-containing protein, encoding MFKPKAILIGTLITIVLVFIFELILGPLGGFLGLFLGGLVSLYLMEVDYKDGIIHGAIMGVLTGVVFDILIILVASLNGISLGLYLAGGGILTLLVALIVYAVLTGIGAATGIYLRGMLKNHSKIGLRG
- a CDS encoding zinc-ribbon domain-containing protein → MFCTECGEEYVEVVNFCSKCGADLTLYPDTNPDLNPSGSLDVVQSSVKKNSINLPEISKEDSIRDDKPMIGHTPGGNESAPENPGNSWEDEKEHMECVISQLEYENQKLREEKEKLTKPRSRGTNPPKKSGLPRPQIKSSESMWNKFKKWYNE